Proteins co-encoded in one Salvelinus sp. IW2-2015 linkage group LG17, ASM291031v2, whole genome shotgun sequence genomic window:
- the LOC111976270 gene encoding proline-rich protein 12 isoform X1: protein MDRNYPGTGFGDLGAGAGWSYERSAKASLVYGSSRSSHPESELLHRQTYGTPHPLQGYSTNHHPGSSGQGGAWGAGRSLGLSGLFETGLHHASPSGPDASVMNLISALESQRGPQAPPSASSLLSQFRTPSWQTAIHTPAPAELFISGPLPGSGSFTSSSALSAYQHPASFSSRSFPALQDTPTFNSTSNGLLSPHDPLLHIKGPSQSSLGFDRLLPSQGATTAYRGGQDPTGASSAQASSTRHLQSHQFNLLSSQLQDQSSQLYNASVFSSAQAQAQSNSIQERAVPRQDSVIKHYQRPTPSQSQLSSSAAHSLQHYLSCGGAGYQQIAHHRQAGLSCSPLGDQSPSDHKASSRTEQVYRPIIQPPYSISTSSSAAGKGAKSNSSNGYSSTSSASSSRTPHTPPSASSSSSTTSSSSSASGAHPSNSLPPSSSSSAPSRQQPPPQSAPAPQQQPPPTSSTSVQQPLPKHSLSGYGSPVPPVKPPAAALTGQTPPQQQNQSYSPSQPPPSHLPQSYGGFSSPQAQDLSSAGGRKGYGSLGGRSQSYSADVVYGADSAYGSVPSSLGGAGCPSLGYGPGHSPALLQSSGSSVGGTSGGGGSTTAGSGNSGSGGAGSSMANERGGGARVGSYHIPESSPSPSANSGIIRPGLHSPTPACPTQSPGGTGSNKYISSVLSPTFISSPQGYPDTRGPTSQSYHPTANKTKSDSSRMLGVGPQRSQEDVDDDDDFLIQHLLQAQASPTPQASHHHSQQQQPQQTAQQQAPLQPVPSTTDGGKGLSSYELGKSSEERYHLQSVIRTHSATSGAGSGGAVTGLDSQLEMSLKKHQQQQRNDSEGGGRSGGGGAEQSHPHLHHHDSLGSVVHYGRSDPYSQHSLGPQHSSHTQQQHAASHSHLQSHAHMELQKNPQERSELVYPRKNPEVQQHSQSSASLMDSPTDQSHQPPHLLQSVLSHTTRNKMEPHQQQHSVSQQQAMMDGAGGRMGAGKHQSQTQQASQLQLQLQSQALEVAAAAAHYNHGPPRQDQSQSKQRQQSSVVSSLDMLERSLSQTSSADGGGERRGGGGGGAGGRGGGSGERHRQQQQEQQRLSSHNPQHSASELHSFLSEPDMGLSAPLHVHHLPQHHQHPNSHHQQSHSGHHPHSHGHAHPQPLPSTHSQQESQSHPSQLTPGQQVQIDQHQRTEQHPFDTVSPVEKSCGQSQNRFVTLTSICFPDSLLQDEDRSFFPGMEDMFCSDDFSKSSCAGGAGPVQEEMNQEGPGGGHEEPMKDNSGGGSGGAGYEMLGDQGYGQYCHRLSESGNRTLDLDSLKTHELPSTVNTAQLGLIQSSSPGGCTGGTGAGPGGLTSPIFCSSRPKKLLKSSSFHLLKERRDPNTLPKKSYAQEYEFEDDEDKDNQPADIRLNSRRLPDHLPDLVSSCRKTGGGAGGGGTLSPLMGDLDFYHSSCYPSLCPPPQLLPQDGPKKRGRKPTKPKRAGPPRPRGRPRIRPQPEQHEPRGMIGGEMGGATEAGSGYGGGIEVKRGRGGGGGRGRGRRDDMFMEITGKEQMQQHHLNRQQHQLHHQAPPPQHQEPIPHLKIKLPIGSMSSSEALLRTDSLSGTDPALSDGSVGSAPSLGLSPGPLCEGVDSNRIQDKSKQKSQIQSDGVDGEGMDGRGIEKSDCMASFMDFLKSGKRPPGLEMQSGNSDVSPLKSEGLCPLSPAPPPTLPQFGEGKSNSGLGGCPSPCKRTLDDELKRNLETLPSFSSDEEDSVGKNQDLQKSISSAISALYDTPQLASLQPPPPSPPPQSQDQPSQAPLTPTTLQPPALSPQPPSHNPHTQPQAAEPAVLQREDREMEENDEEEEERKMRGGGDNESEVNDMEEEELEILGAPRLEASAPVAPVGPSPLSASPAQSFSPSPPPSPLLLLSLPSSPLPPQEAAQQKQSQPPSPLPPSIPSLPPAPATLPPSSQTPPASDSPEPALEPPASPEDAPAPQVTSLHVAQKQEDAAIAGESEDDKSESGGEGIFRERDEFVVRVEDIGTMKLALKTGREPPPIWRVQKALLQKFSPEIKNGQRQFCATSNYLGYFGDAKRRYQRLYVKFLENINKKDYVRVCSRRPWHRPSGLRQQALPKMASPLLTTQTPPRAEKEEREQRVAPVQREPRERTRAKNEQREKEKAAALVKEEGEKEKQREKEKRVQPSQKPEKRAATVATTERGKGKEKKGGVEKGKKVEHPPKSKPAKVKAEPLPKKRKWLKGVPSSSDSDSSEEAASEDEMTVQGRVNNRAMREMFRSYVEMLVSTALDPDMIQALEDTEDELYLPGMRKIDGIIVEQKRRLMRRVNMSTQHQETLHMYPHMAADPLDSGDVWMRLSGEGYNRKTLNRVKKSLPKPQDLKLSTESCRIYSLYHSLHHYKYHTFLHCKKETNTIEQAAEDPGQEEVVQQCMANQGWLDTLFNSFIELLTLSAKA, encoded by the exons atggatagAAATTACCCGGGAACAGGGTTCGGTGATTTGGGCGCAGGAGCCGGATGGAGTTATGAGAGATCAGCGAAAGCAAG TCTCGTCTATGGAAGTTCCAGATCATCACACCCGGAGTCGGAACTTCTCCATCGACAAACCTACGGCACTCCCCATCCTCTGCAGGGCTATTCCACCAATCACCACCCAGGCAGCTCTGGCCAAGGCGGGGCTTGGGGAGCAGGACGGAGTTTGG GTCTCTCTGGACTATTTGAAACAGGCCTGCACCATGCCAGCCCCTCTGGTCCAGATGCTTCGGTCATGAATCTGATCTCCGCTCTGGAGTCCCAGCGAGGTCCACAGGCTCCCCCCTccgcctcctccctcctctcccagttCCGCACGCCGTCCTGGCAGACAG CGATACACACCCCGGCCCCTGCTGAGCTCTTCATCTCCGGGCCCCTCCCCGGCTCGGGCTCCTTCACCTCTTCCTCGGCCCTGTCTGCCTATCAGCACCCGGCCTCCTTCTCCAGCCGCTCCTtccccgccctccaggacacgcCCACGTTCAACTCCACCTCCAACGGACTCCTCTCCCCCCACGACCCTCTGTTGCATATCAAGGGTCCCTCTCAGTCCAGCCTGGGCTTTGACCGCCTCCTGCCCTCCCAGGGCGCCACCACAGCCTACCGGGGCGGACAGGACCCTACAGGCGCCTCGTCGGCCCAGGCCTCATCAACGCGGCACCTACAGTCCCACCAGTTCAACCTGCTGTCCTCTCAGCTGCAGGACCAGTCCTCCCAGTTGTACAACGCCTCAGTGTTCTCCTCAGCCCAGGCTCAGGCCCAGTCCAACTCGATCCAGGAGAGGGCTGTGCCCCGGCAGGACAGCGTGATCAAGCACTACCAGCGGCCCACGCCGTCCCAGTCCCAGCTCTCCTCCTCAGCGGCCCACTCCCTGCAGCACTACCTCAGCTGCGGCGGGGCTGGGTACCAGCAGATAGCCCACCACAGGCAGGCCGGCCTCTCTTGCAGCCCCCTGGGTGACCAGAGCCCCTCGGACCATAAGGCCTCTTCCCGGACGGAACAGGTGTACCGGCCCATCATCCAGCCCCCCTACTCGATCTCCACCTCATCTTCAGCAGCGGGAAAGGGCGCCAAGAGCAACTCCAGCAACGGCTATTCCTCGACCAGCTCGGCGTCCTCCTCCCGTACCCCTCACACTCCCCCTTCTGCGTCCTCCAGCTCTTCGacgacctcctcttcctcctctgcctcGGGAGCCCACCCCTCCAACTCACTCCCCCCCTCCAGCTCCAGCTCGGCCCCGTCTAGACAGCAGCCTCCCCCTCAGAGTGCTCCAGCTCCCCAGCAGCAACCCCCTCCTACCTCGTCCACATCTGTCCAGCAGCCCTTACCCAAACACAGCCTCTCAGGCTACGGCTCACCCGTGCCCCCAGTGAAACCCCCCGCCGCCGCCCTCACAGGTCAAACCCCGCCACAACAGCAGAACCAGTCATACTCTCCCAGccagccccctccctcccacctacCCCAGTCCTATGGCGGCTTCAGCTCCCCTCAGGCCCAGGACCTGAGCTCAGCCGGGGGAAGAAAAGGCTACGGCAGCCTGGGAGGGCGAAGCCAGTCGTACTCGGCTGATGTGGTCTACGGGGCTGACTCTGCCTATGGGTCCGTCCCCTCCTCTCTGGGCGGAGCGGGATGTCCATCGCTAGGTTACGGCCCCGGCCACTCCCCAGCTCTTTTACAGTCGAGCGGGTCGTCGGTGGGCGGAACCTCAGGAGGCGGTGGTAGCACCACCGCAGGAAGCGGGAACTCCGGTTCAGGAGGAGCTGGGAGCAGTATGGCCAATGAGAGAGGAGGTGGCGCCAGAGTAGGGTCTTACCATATCCCTGAGTCTAGCCCCTCTCCGTCGGCTAACTCTGGGATCATCCGTCCAGGGTTGCACTCCCCCACCCCTGCCTGTCCCACCCAGTCCCCGGGAGGAACGGGCTCCAACAAATacatctcctctgtcctctctcccacctTCATCTCCTCCCCTCAGGGCTACCCCGACACCAGAGGTCCCACGTCCCAGTCCTACCACCCCACTGCCAACAAGACCAAGTCCGACTCCAGCCGCATGCTAGGTGTGGGCCCCCAGAGGTCCCAAGAAGATGTGGACGATGATGATGACTTTTTGATCCAGCACCTTCTCCAAGCCCAGGCCAGTCCCACACCCCAGGCGTCCCATCACCACTCCCAGCAGCAACAACCTCAACAGACGGCCCAACAACAGGCACCTCTGCAGCCTGTCCCCTCTACCACGGACGGCGGCAAGGGGCTGTCGTCCTACGAGCTGGGCAAGAGCTCTGAGGAGAGATACCACCTCCAGAGCGTCATCCGCACCCACAGCGCCACCTCCGGTGCCGGATCTGGAGGCGCGGTCACGGGCCTAGACAGCCAGCTGGAGATGTCTCTCAagaaacatcaacaacaacagaggAATGACAGTGAAGGCGGTGGCAGGAGTGGCGGAGGAGGTGCCGAGCAAAGCCACCCCCATCTACACCACCACGACTCCCTGGGGTCGGTGGTGCACTACGGCCGGAGCGACCCGTACTCCCAGCACTCCCTGGGCCCCCAACACTCCTCCCACACGCAGCAGCAGCACGCCGCCTCCCACAGCCACCTACAGTCCCACGCTCACATGGAGCTGCAGAAGAATCCACAAGAGCGCTCCGAGCTGGTGTACCCTCGCAAGAACCCCGAGGTGCAACAGCACTCTCAATCCTCGGCCTCCCTCATGGATTCCCCCACGGACCAGTCCCACCAGCCGCCCCACCTGCTCCAGTCTGTGCTGTCCCACACCACTCGCAACAAGATGGAGCCCCATCAGCAGCAGCATTCAGTGAGCCAGCAACAAGCTATGATGGATGGAGCCGGAGGGAGAATGGGCGCGGGCAAACACCAGTCCCAGACCCAGCAGGCCTCCCAGCTTCAGCTACAACTCCAGTCCCAGGCTTTGGAGGTCGCAGCGGCAGCGGCTCACTACAACCACGGACCTCCTCGGCAAGACCAGAGCCAGTCCAAGCAGCGACAGCAGAGCTCGGTGGTGTCCTCCCTGGACATGCTTGAGCGCTCACTCTCCCAGACCTCCAGTGCagacggagggggagagaggagaggaggaggtggtggtggtgcaggaggaagaggtggagggagcGGAGAGCgccacaggcagcagcagcaagagCAGCAGAGGCTCTCGTCCCATAACCCTCAACACTCCGCCTCGGAGCTCCACTCGTTCCTCTCTGAGCCCGACATGGGCTTATCCGCCCCCTTGCACGTGCACCACCTCCCCCAACACCATCAACATCCCAACTCCCACCACCAGCAAAGCCACTCGGGGCACCACCCCCACTCCCATGGCCACGCTCACCCCCAGCCCCTTCCCTCCACCCATTCCCAACAGGAGTCCCAGTCCCACCCGTCCCAGCTCACCCCAGGCCAGCAGGTCCAAATAGACCAGCATCAGCGCACCGAGCAGCACCCATTCGACACGGTCAGCCCTGTGGAGAAAAGCTGTGGCCAGAGCCAGAACCGCTTTGTCACACTCACCTCTATCTGCTTCCCGGACTCGCTCCTGCAGGACGAGGACCGCTCCTTCTTCCCCGGCATGGAGGACATGTTCTGCTCTGACGACTTCTCCAAGTCGAGCTGTGCCGGAGGCGCTGGCCCAGTGCAGGAGGAGATGAACCAGGAGGGACCAGGAGGGGGCCATGAGGAGCCCATGAAGGATAATTCAGGAGGGGGAAGCGGAGGAGCCGGGTATGAAATGCTGGGCGACCAGGGCTATGGGCAGTACTGCCACAGGCTTTCCGAGTCCGGCAACCGCACCCTGGACCTGGACTCTCTCAAGACCCATGAGCTGCCCTCCACTGTTAACACGGCGCAGCTGGGCCTGATCCAGTCCTCTAGTCCAGGCGGGTGCACCGGCGGCACTGGTGCCGGCCCTGGAGGCCTCACCTCGCCCATCTTCTGCTCGTCGCGCCCCAAGAAGCTCCTCAAGTCGAGCTCGTTCCACCTGCTCAAGGAGCGTCGAGACCCCAACACACTGCCCAAAAAGAGCTACGCGCAGGAGTATGAGTTTGAGGATGATGAGGACAAGGACAACCAGCCGGCGGACATCCGTCTGAACAGCCGCCGGCTCCCTGACCACCTTCCTGACCTGGTCTCCAGCTGCCGTAAGACAGGAGGTGGGGCCGGAGGAGGAGGCACGCTCAGCCCCCTCATGGGCGACCTCGACTTCTACCACTCCTCCTGCTacccctccctctgcccccctccCCAGCTCCTGCCGCAGGACGGGCCCAAGAAGAGGGGCCGTAAGCCCACCAAGCCAAAGAGAGCAGGGCCTCCAAGGCCCAGGGGTAGGCCTCGCATTCGCCCGCAGCCCGAGCAGCACGAACCCCGCGGAATGATTGGAGGTGAAATGGGAGGAGCAACCGAAGCAGGAAGTGGGTATGGAGGAGGAATTGAGGTTAAACGGGGCCGTGGTGGTGGCGGAGgccgagggagagggaggagagacgacATGTTTATGGAGATAACTGGGAAGGAGCAGATGCAGCAACACCACCTTAATCGGCAACAGCATCAACTCCACCACCAGGCTCCACCCCCACAGCATCAGGAGCCCATACCGCATCTCAAG ATCAAACTGCCCATCGGCTCCATGTCCTCTTCCGAAGCCCTGCTGAGGACAGACTCTCTGTCCGGCACGGACCCCGCTCTATCAGACGGCTCAGTGGGCTCTGCTCCCTCCCTTGGCCTAAGTCCTGGACCCCTGTGCGAAGGGGTAGACTCCAACAGGATCCAGGACAAGAGCAAGCAGAAGAGCCAGATACAGAGTGACGGAGTGGATGGCGAGGGGATGGATGGAAGG gggaTTGAGAAATCAGACTGCATGGCCTCCTTCATGGACTTCCTCAAGTCGGGAAAGAGACCTCCGGGCTTGGAAATGCAATCAGGAAACAGTGACGTCTCCCCTCTCAAATCTGAAGGGCTCTGTCCCCTGTCCCCGGCACCCCCTCCAACACTGCCTCAGTTTGGTGAGGGCAAGAGCAACAGTGGCCTAGGGGGCTGCCCCAGTCCCTGCAAGCGCACCCTGGACGACGAGCTGAAGAGGAACTTGGAGACGCTGCCCTCgttctcctcagacgaggaggattcgGTGGGCAAGAACCAGGACCTGCAGAAAAGCATCTCCTCGGCCATCTCGGCTCTCTACGACACGCCGCAGCTGGCCTCGCTTCAGCCGCCCCCGCCTTCTCCCCCACCCCAGTCCCAAGACCAACCCAGCCAGGCCCCGCTCACACCGAccaccctgcagcccccagccctTAGCCCCCAGCCCCCCTCACACAACCCTCACACCCAGCCCCAGGCGGCCGAGCCGGCAGTACTACAGCGAGAGGACCGGGAGATGGAGGagaatgatgaggaggaggaagagaggaagatgcGAGGAGGGGGTGATAATGAGAGTGAAGTGAATGATATggaagaggaggagctggagataCTTGGTGCACCCAGATTGGAAG CCTCTGCACCAGTGGCACCAGTCGGTCCCTCACCTCTCTCCGCCTCCCCCGCTcagtccttctctccctctcccccgccTTCCCCcttacttctcctctctctcccttcatcaccCCTGCCCCCACAAGAGGCGGCACAACAGAAGCAGTCCCAACCTCCgagccccctccctccttccattccttctcttcctcctgctcccgccaccctccctccctcctcccagacTCCCCCGGCCTCGGATTCCCCCGAGCCAGCACTGGAGCCCCCCGCGTCCCCGGAAGACGCCCCCGCCCCTCAGGTCACCTCGCTGCACGTGGCCCAGAAGCAGGAGGATGCCGCCATTGCTGGAGAGAGCGAGGACGACAAGAGTGAGAGTGGAGGGGAAGGCATTTTCCGAGAGAGGGACGAGTTTGTGGTGCGCGTAGAAGACATCGGAACTATGAAG CTGGCCCTGAAGACCGGTCGAGAACCTCCCCCCATCTGGAGGGTGCAGAAAGCCCTGCTGCAGAAGTTCAGCCCTGAGATTAAGAACGGACAGAGGCAGTTCTGTGCCACCAGCAAC TATCTGGGCTACTTTGGAGATGCCAAGAGGCGATACCAGCGCCTGTACGTCAAGTTCCTGGAGAACATCAACAAGAAGGACTATGTGAGAGTGTGCTCTCGACGACCCTGGCACAGACCATCCGGACTGAG GCAACAGGCCCTCCCCAAAATGGCGTCTCCGCTTCTCACCACCCAGACCCCGCCTCGAgctgagaaggaggagagggagcagcgAGTGGCACCGGTGCAGCGTGAGCCCAGGGAGAGAACAAGGGCAAAGAACGAACAGCGAGAAAAGGAGAAGGCGGCTGCGTTagtgaaagaggagggggagaaagagaagcagagagagaaagagaagagggtgcAGCCGTCTCAGAAGCCCGAGAAACGGGCCGCCACAGTGGCAACGACAGAACgagggaaggggaaggagaagaaAGGGGGAGTGGAGAAAGGGAAGAAGGTAGAGCACCCTCCCAAGTCGAAGCCAGCCAAGGTCAAGGCGGAACCTCTTCCGAAAAAGAGGAAGTGGCTGAAGGGGGTCCCCTCGTCGTCTGATTCCGACTCATCTGAGGAGGCAGCCAGCGAGGATGAGA TGACAGTGCAAGGCAGGGTGAACAACCGGGCCATGCGGGAGATGTTCAGGAGCTATGTGGAGATGCTGGTCAGCACGGCCCTGGACCCCGACATGATCCAAGCCCTGGAGGATACAGAAG